One Bufo gargarizans isolate SCDJY-AF-19 chromosome 3, ASM1485885v1, whole genome shotgun sequence DNA segment encodes these proteins:
- the TAX1BP3 gene encoding tax1-binding protein 3, translated as MSYIPGQPVTAVVQRVEIHKLRHGDNLILGFSIGGGIDQDSSQNPFSEDKTDKGIYVTRVTEGGPAEVAGLQMGDKIMQVNGWDMTMVTHDQARKRLTKKNEEVVRLLVTRQSLQEAVRQSMRQ; from the exons ATGTCGTATATTCCGGGACAGCCGGTCACCGCCGTTGTG CAAAGAGTTGAAATCCACAAGCTGCGTCACGGAGACAACCTGATCCTAGGGTTCAGTATCGGAGGTGGCATCGATCAAGACTCCAGCCAGAACCCCTTTTCGGAGGACAAGACAGATAAG GGCATCTACGTCACACGAGTGACTGAGGGAGGACCTGCAGAGGTGGCTGGACTTCAGATGGGAGACAAAATCATGCAG GTGAATGGGTGGGACATGACCATGGTCACACATGATCAAGCCAGAAAACGTCTCACTAAGAAAAATGAGGAAGTAGTCCGACTTCTAGTGACCAGGCAATCCCTCCAGGAGGCCGTCAGGCAGTCTATGAGGCAGTAA
- the EMC6 gene encoding ER membrane protein complex subunit 6 has translation MAAVGLKREGPQFISEAAVRGNAAVLDYCRTSVSALSGATAGILGLSGLYGFIFYFLASFLLSLLLVLKSGRRWNKYFKSRRPLFTGGLIGGLFTYILFWTFLYGMVHVY, from the coding sequence ATGGCTGCCGTCGGTCTGAAGAGAGAAGGTCCTCAGTTTATCAGTGAAGCGGCAGTGAGGGGGAATGCCGCTGTCCTCGACTATTGCAGAACATCGGTTTCTGCACTTTCCGGAGCCACTGCCGGCATCCTCGGCCTCAGCGGCCTGTACGGATTCATCTTTTACTTCCTTGCCTCTTTTCTCCTCTCCCTGCTTTTGGTGTTAAAGTCTGGACGCAGGTGGAACAAATATTTTAAATCGAGGAGGCCCCTTTTTACCGGGGGGCTCATCGGTGGCCTCTTTACCTACATCCTGTTCTGGACCTTCCTATACGGCATGGTGCATGTGTACTGA